The following is a genomic window from Euwallacea similis isolate ESF13 chromosome 4, ESF131.1, whole genome shotgun sequence.
ACATTGTGTAAAGATTTAACTCAATTGGTACCTTACCCAAAGGcagacataaaaatatttacaaattacttGGATCAGTGTTGTGGATTTGAGTTGTGAAGTTAAGAGTTTACCAGGCTGCAAAATGATATATTGATGGTACAATATTCATAATTTGTGCTGATCAGCCTGATTgagataattgtttttaaaaaggcCTGTTAATGTAAGGCTTATTGATAGTTGGgaggttgtttttttttcacctATGTAATATAGAATATACTGTACTTAATTAAGAATACAAATAGTCTTTTATCTGTTCTCAATGATATATAGATCTCACataagaattaaaaacatatataaattcatttaaaattcagtaaGTACAGTGGGGGTTAATGAATTAAGTCTTGATAGAGGTTTTGAATACATAATTAAGACAAATTAGAGTAGGTAATAGGAGCATTGCATATACATTCTTTTCTTAGAAGAAGATATTAAAGACATTATgacttaaataaaatgtgttattaattaagaatttaacCTCAAATTCCTTTCCATCTCCAAATCATGGATTTAGATCAGTGTATTTGTtgagttaattaatttttccttcattaCAGTGAGTTTACTAATCTGTagattaatgaatttaaattgcgtttgataaatacttaataaaaattttttaaatgttaaaatctgTCTTCATACAAAGCCCTCAAGTAGTTCATCATATATGCAGAATGGCCACAAAATGTACAGTTTCTGTAATTCAGTTTACTGCTACAAATAATAAGGAGGATAACTTTAATTCTGTGAAGAGGCTTATTGAAAAGGCAGTAGAGCAGAGTGCTAAGGTATGAACCTCACAAAATGTATATTCAAAACTATGAAACAACTGTATTCCAGATGGTATTTCTACCAGAAGCATGTGATTTTATATCTAGAGATAAGTCCGAGTTTAAAGAGTTGTCAGAACCTATTTCTGGGCCCCTCATAAAGTCATATCGGGACCTTGCCAACACTTACGGAATATGGTTGTCTATTGGAggatttcatgaaaaatttgatgaGGTAGAGAGAAGTCACTTGTGAGATTACTTCAAACTTAAGGCCAGGTAATTGTTTTAGAACACAATCTATAATTCACATATTATCCTCGATAGCAATGGGAATATTAGAGgaatttataggaaaattcACTTGTTTGATGTGTCAATCCCTGATAAAAACATTCACTTAAGAGAGTCTGACAACAATATCGGCGGGGCACAGATTGTACCACCATTCCAAAGCCCTGTAGGTCAGCTTGGTCTATCTATTGTATCCTTCTTTAACTTTAAGCGCTCTAAAATATAACACTCATCTGTATAATCCTTATATGCTTTAAATCGTCAGTGCTATGACCTCAGATTTCCAGAACAAAGCAccattttaaggaaattaggGGCGAATGTCTTAACATTTCCTTCTGCCTTTACAAGTGGAACTGGGAAAATGCATTGGGAACCACTTCTTAAAGCCAGGGCTATTGAAAATCAGTGCTACGTTATTGCTGCGGCACAATATGGAAAacataatgaaaaaagaaCGTCTTTTGGACAATCTTTGGTAAAACATCACTTTGgacagtttttttgttaagtaaAAAGTGGTAAAAGATTGTAGACCCTTGGGGGCAAGTGATAGCTGAATGTCCCAAATACTCAGAGGAAATTGGTAGTGATGAGAGTATAGGAGTAGCCACTTTAGATTTGGATTTAGTGGAGAAAGTACGGGAGGAAATGCCTGTTTTTTGTCATCGG
Proteins encoded in this region:
- the NitFhit gene encoding nitrilase and fragile histidine triad fusion protein NitFhit is translated as MLKSVFIQSPQVVHHICRMATKCTVSVIQFTATNNKEDNFNSVKRLIEKAVEQSAKMVFLPEACDFISRDKSEFKELSEPISGPLIKSYRDLANTYGIWLSIGGFHEKFDENTIYNSHIILDSNGNIRGIYRKIHLFDVSIPDKNIHLRESDNNIGGAQIVPPFQSPVGQLGLSICYDLRFPEQSTILRKLGANVLTFPSAFTSGTGKMHWEPLLKARAIENQCYVIAAAQYGKHNEKRTSFGQSLIVDPWGQVIAECPKYSEEIGSDESIGVATLDLDLVEKVREEMPVFCHRRNDIYSLNLIGSCQEIDDNRIYSFGDKDIPGRTVFYISKYCYAFTNIRCVVPGHVLISTLRVAKRLQDLSEEEISDLFQTTIKVAKVMESVHKSPSSTICVQDGKFAGQTVPHVHVHVLPRKQGDFANNDDIYLHLARHDNERSVSALRSQEEQIEEASILRKHFY